The following proteins come from a genomic window of Euwallacea fornicatus isolate EFF26 chromosome 9, ASM4011564v1, whole genome shotgun sequence:
- the snRNP-U1-70K gene encoding U1 small nuclear ribonucleoprotein 70 kDa isoform X1 has product MTQFLPPNLLALFAPRDPIPYLPPVAKLPHEKKNRGYLGVGAFLGEFEDPKDTPPPTRVETREERIERRRREKAEQVAYKLEQQIALWDPTAAPNITGDPFKTLFVARINYDTSESKLRREFEVYGPIRKIVLSHNNVNGKPRGYAFIEYEHERDMHSAYKHADGKKIDGKRVLVDVERARTVKGWLPRRLGGGLGGTRRGGADVNIKHSGREDNERERERYRLEREREERGIVSGEGGGGNAGGGGGGGGGGGGRNRDRDRAFERRRSRSRERRRRSRSRSPRREKRRRSKDKVRDEPDEFEPRSRDKDRDRDRERDRKRRRSRSRDKDREQRKKERRERREREKGEKLDFIKTDDGGEVRIKEEPVDDYDYGYLTQPYDQSNVKYEEEEEQKYQPEKDHSSNGARNYEDYEEGEAY; this is encoded by the exons ATGACGCAGTTCTTGCCTCCGAATCTTTTGGCCTTATTTGCGCCAAGGGATCCCATACCATATTTACCTCCCGTAGCAAAGTTGCcccatgagaaaaaaaataggggCTATCTAGGAGTTGGGGCTTTCCTTGGCGAATTTGAG GATCCCAAAGACACACCACCCCCAACAAGGGTAGAGACCAGGGAAGAAAGGATAGAGAGAAGAAGGCGTGAGAAAGCAGAACAAGTGGCATATAAACTAGAACAGCAGATTGCCCTGTGGGACCCAACTGCAGCTCCAAACATCACAGGAGATccttttaaaactctttttgTTGCCAGAATA aATTATGATACGTCTGAATCAAAACTTAGGAGAGAATTTGAAGTGTATGGCCCAATTAGAAAA atTGTCCTCAGCCACAATAATGTAAATGGTAAACCGAGGGGGTATGCTTTTATAGAGTATGAACATGAGCGGGATATGCATT CCGCTTACAAACATGCTGACGGTAAGAAAATCGACGGAAAGCGGGTGTTAGTGGACGTTGAACGAGCTAGAACGGTCAAAGGATGGTTACCCCGAAGATTAG GTGGCGGCCTAGGCGGTACCCGAAGAGGTGGAGCCGATGTCAACATTAAACATTCTGGACGCGAGGATAATGAACGCGAACGCGAGAG GTATCGCTTGGAAAGGGAAAGAGAAGAAAGAGGTATAGTTTCAGGAGAAGGCGGCGGTGGTAATGCAGGAGGTGGAGGAGGAGGCGGTGGTGGTGGAGGTGGTAGGAATCGCGATAGAGACAGAGCATTCGAAAGAAGACGATCGCGCTCTAGAGAGCGAAGGCGACGAAGTAGGTCTCGATCACCCAGAAGAGAGAAAAGACGTAGGAGTAAGGATAAAGTCAGAGATGAACCCGACGAGTTTGAACCGCGTTCGCGTGATAAAGACAGAGACAG agatCGCGAAAGGGATAGGAAAAGAAGACGGTCCAGGTCTCGTGATAAAGATAGGGAGCAACGTAAAAAGGAAAGAAGAGAGAGGCGTGAAAGGGAGAAAGGTGAAAAGTTGGACTTCATTAAAACAGACGATGGGGGGGAGGTTCGAATCAAAGAAGAGCCGGTAGATG ATTATGATTATGGTTATTTAACTCAGCCATATGACCAATCAAACGTGAAATATGAGGAAGAAGAAGAGCAAAAATACCAACCCGAAAAGGACCATTCCTCGAACGGAGCCCGAAATTACGAGGACTACGAAGAGGGCGAGGCCTATTAG
- the snRNP-U1-70K gene encoding U1 small nuclear ribonucleoprotein 70 kDa isoform X2, which produces MNFCKRRKPYMNGASLYRVKHMGLRSVSNCAPGKSLSKIRSILFSTPKFRFLNSPLNRCSPFYNDVVSFDVSSFAAYKHADGKKIDGKRVLVDVERARTVKGWLPRRLGGGLGGTRRGGADVNIKHSGREDNERERERYRLEREREERGIVSGEGGGGNAGGGGGGGGGGGGRNRDRDRAFERRRSRSRERRRRSRSRSPRREKRRRSKDKVRDEPDEFEPRSRDKDRDRDRERDRKRRRSRSRDKDREQRKKERRERREREKGEKLDFIKTDDGGEVRIKEEPVDDYDYGYLTQPYDQSNVKYEEEEEQKYQPEKDHSSNGARNYEDYEEGEAY; this is translated from the exons atgaatttttgtaaaagaaGAAAACCGTATATGAATGGAGCAAGTTTGTACCGGGTTAAACATATGGGTTTGCGCTCAGTAAGTAATTGCGCACCAGGTAAATCACTGTCAAAAATCAGGAGCATCCTGTTCAGCACACCGAAGTTCCGTTTCTTGAATTCTCCTTTAAATCGCTGTTCTCCTTTTTATAATGACGTTGTTTCGTTCGACGTAAGTAGTTTCG CCGCTTACAAACATGCTGACGGTAAGAAAATCGACGGAAAGCGGGTGTTAGTGGACGTTGAACGAGCTAGAACGGTCAAAGGATGGTTACCCCGAAGATTAG GTGGCGGCCTAGGCGGTACCCGAAGAGGTGGAGCCGATGTCAACATTAAACATTCTGGACGCGAGGATAATGAACGCGAACGCGAGAG GTATCGCTTGGAAAGGGAAAGAGAAGAAAGAGGTATAGTTTCAGGAGAAGGCGGCGGTGGTAATGCAGGAGGTGGAGGAGGAGGCGGTGGTGGTGGAGGTGGTAGGAATCGCGATAGAGACAGAGCATTCGAAAGAAGACGATCGCGCTCTAGAGAGCGAAGGCGACGAAGTAGGTCTCGATCACCCAGAAGAGAGAAAAGACGTAGGAGTAAGGATAAAGTCAGAGATGAACCCGACGAGTTTGAACCGCGTTCGCGTGATAAAGACAGAGACAG agatCGCGAAAGGGATAGGAAAAGAAGACGGTCCAGGTCTCGTGATAAAGATAGGGAGCAACGTAAAAAGGAAAGAAGAGAGAGGCGTGAAAGGGAGAAAGGTGAAAAGTTGGACTTCATTAAAACAGACGATGGGGGGGAGGTTCGAATCAAAGAAGAGCCGGTAGATG ATTATGATTATGGTTATTTAACTCAGCCATATGACCAATCAAACGTGAAATATGAGGAAGAAGAAGAGCAAAAATACCAACCCGAAAAGGACCATTCCTCGAACGGAGCCCGAAATTACGAGGACTACGAAGAGGGCGAGGCCTATTAG